The genome window CTGGGGACAGCGCGGCGTGCGGCTTTGCATTCGGCTGGCATCGGGTTCTCCCCGCGGTTGGCGTTCCGGTGTGGGCGGTCGGGTGGGTCCGGGGCTCAGAGGCCGCCGAAATGCCGCCACCAGAAATCCTCGCCGCCCGCGTACTGCTCGACATCCTCCCGGCGCAGCGAGTACTGGAAATTGTTGCAGAAATCTGTCAGAGTGCCGTAGGCCGCGTTCAGCTCGGCCTGTTTCTGCTTGCACAGCTCGGGGTCGTCCGGGCACAGGTCGGGGTGCCAGCGGCGCGACAGCTCGCGGTAGCGCTGGCGTATCTGCGCCAGGCTGACCCGGTCGGGCAGCTCGAGCGTGCGCCGCGCATGGTCCAGGCGGTCGAAAAGGCTTTCCCTTTCGGCGTCGCTCATGCAGGCTCCGGGGCAGTGGCCGGTCGTGGTCTTGAACCAATTATACATTCCCGCGGCCGGGATTCAAGGGAAAGATGATCGGCAGCATCAGGATTGGGGGGATAAAAAAGGAAGGGGCACGGCGCACCGTGCCCCTTAAGGCATTCTCGAGTTCAATTCGGGCGGGAGTTCCGGAAACCTTCCCTTCCGCGGCTTACAGCTCCTTGATCAACATCTTGCGGAACTGGACCTTGCTCTCGGGGCCCCAGTTCTCGCCGGGGTGCACCTGCACGCCGATATAGCCGCTCTCGGGGACCACTGTCTTGCCGTCCAGGGGCTTGCCGTGCTGGTAGTCGGTGATCTGGTGGCCGTTCAGCCAGACCTGGATGTGCGGTGGCTGGTTCTCGATCCGCACGCGCAGCTTGTTGTAATCGTAGGGGTTCCAATAGGACATGCCCAGGCAGTTGTGCATCCCGAAATCGCCGCCGCCCGGGATATAGATCGCGCCGATCTCACCCTCGTTGCGGTAGTCCAGGGTGACCTGGTAGGAGAGCACGTTGCCCTGCACGCGCAGGAACAGGCCCGAGTCAAGCGGCCAGTGGGCCTTGACCTCGGTGTAAATCTCATAATTGGAATATGTTTTCTCCGTGACCAGAAGGCCGCCCTCGCCGGCGGGGTACTGGTCGCCGGTGATCGCCCCGTCCTCCACGGTCCACTTGCCCTTGTCGCCGCTGTATTCGGTCAGCTTGCGCCAGCCGTCCAGTGTTTTCCCGTCGAACAGCGGCACGAACCCCGTCAGATCATCCCCAACCGTCGTTTTCTCCTGCGCCTGGACGCCCAGCGCGAACGCACCGGTCATCAACGCGGAGAGAACGAGCCTCCCAAGCCATGCCTTTTTCATGTGTCCGGACCTCGTTGAATTGGTGGATAGGAATAGCTGTCGCACTTTTGAATGATAGCCTCTCGGCCTGCTCTTGGCAAGGCTGTCGCGATGCCAGACTGGATAAAAATGTAAAAAATCATTGCCGCCCCGCTCCGGACGGCTCCATATTATGCCTGTCACTCTCCCAGGCTTTTGCCGAGCCGTTTCGCTCCCGGTTCACCCTCCTCCCGGAGATATAAATGCGCCTTGCCCGGACCGCTGTCCTTTTCCTTCTGAGTGCCGTATTCTGCCAGAGCGCGGTTGCCGCCGGGCTGAACAGCCTGCGCCAGAACGGTTTCAGCCTGATCCCGGCCCCGCAGAAAGTGGAGCTTCTGCCCGGCGTGGCCGTGCTGGACTGCTCCTGGGGTCTGGAGACCTCGGTCAGCCGCGGGGACATCGCCGTGCGCAGCCTCGTTTCCGGCGCGCAAGAGATGCACGGGCTGACCTTCGCCGAGCGTGGGGAAAGCCGGATCGTACTGGCGCTGAGCGGCGGCGCGGTCACGGGCGCCCCAGACGCCGAGTGCGCGGCGCAGGCCTACCGGATCAGGGTCACCCCCACGCAGGTCGAGATAACGGGCAACGCCCCGGCCGGGCTGTTCTACGGCGTGCAGAGCTTTCTGCAATTGCTGCGGCGTGACGGAGCGGGACGGCTGGTCCTGCCCCTGGGCGAGATCACCGACTGGCCCGACCTGCGGCTCCGGGTTATGCACTGGGACACCAAGCACCACCAGAACCGCATGGAGACAATGAAGCGCTACATCGACCAGAGTGCGTTCTTCAAGGCCAACGCGATCAGTTTCGAGATGGAGGACAAGTACGAGTACCCGCGCCATCCGGTCATCGGCGCGCCGGGGGCCTACACCAAGGCCGAGATGGTCGAGCTGACCCGCTACGCACTGGAGCGGCACGTGCAGATCATCCCGGATGTCCAGGCCCCGGCCCACATGAATTACGTGCTCAAGCACCCCGAGTTCGCCCACCTGCGCGCCGACAGCTCGAACTACCAGATCTGCATGTGCGACGAGGAGGCGATGCGCCTGATCTTCGACATGTACCAGGACATGATCGACGCGACTCCTGGAGTGGAGTATTTCCATGTCTCCACGGATGAGGTCTACTACGCCGGTATCAGCGAAAAGTGCAAGAAACTGAGGCCCTACAACGAGATCAACCGCAGCCGCCTTTGGGTCGAGTACGTTCAGCGGGTGAACGCCTGGATGGCCGAGCGCGGGCGCAAGGTGCTGCTCTGGGTGGAATACCCGCTTCTGACCAAGGATGTGTCGAGCCTGCCCGCGGGCCTGATCGACGCGATCACCGGGCCGCAGCGCGAGCCGTCCTGGCTGGAGGCCGAGAACAAGGCCGGGATCGAGCAGATGGCCTACACCTCGATGCAGGGCGCCGAGTGGCTGTTCCCCAACTATTTCACGCTCCAGGGCTACGGCCAGGCTGTCCAGGGCCGCATGCAGGAGGCGGTGGAGACCCCGGAGCTGACCCGCCGCGCCGGGGCGAGGAACCTGATGGGAACTTTCTGCGCGGCCTGGGATGACGCGGGCCTGAACGACGAGACATTCTGGCTGGGCTGGGCCGTGGTCACCGCCTA of bacterium contains these proteins:
- a CDS encoding DUF1080 domain-containing protein, yielding MKKAWLGRLVLSALMTGAFALGVQAQEKTTVGDDLTGFVPLFDGKTLDGWRKLTEYSGDKGKWTVEDGAITGDQYPAGEGGLLVTEKTYSNYEIYTEVKAHWPLDSGLFLRVQGNVLSYQVTLDYRNEGEIGAIYIPGGGDFGMHNCLGMSYWNPYDYNKLRVRIENQPPHIQVWLNGHQITDYQHGKPLDGKTVVPESGYIGVQVHPGENWGPESKVQFRKMLIKEL
- a CDS encoding beta-N-acetylhexosaminidase, which translates into the protein MRLARTAVLFLLSAVFCQSAVAAGLNSLRQNGFSLIPAPQKVELLPGVAVLDCSWGLETSVSRGDIAVRSLVSGAQEMHGLTFAERGESRIVLALSGGAVTGAPDAECAAQAYRIRVTPTQVEITGNAPAGLFYGVQSFLQLLRRDGAGRLVLPLGEITDWPDLRLRVMHWDTKHHQNRMETMKRYIDQSAFFKANAISFEMEDKYEYPRHPVIGAPGAYTKAEMVELTRYALERHVQIIPDVQAPAHMNYVLKHPEFAHLRADSSNYQICMCDEEAMRLIFDMYQDMIDATPGVEYFHVSTDEVYYAGISEKCKKLRPYNEINRSRLWVEYVQRVNAWMAERGRKVLLWVEYPLLTKDVSSLPAGLIDAITGPQREPSWLEAENKAGIEQMAYTSMQGAEWLFPNYFTLQGYGQAVQGRMQEAVETPELTRRAGARNLMGTFCAAWDDAGLNDETFWLGWAVVTAYGWNMQGPGPAQATADFFDAFYGPDVAVDMRQVYSQLELQARYYENLWDLVWSNERGYAYGYSGGKRPIRLQDETLSLPALPAGDSLAVKPTFHEKYAAKIAAASELLPANERLQYDLARALGEVSRNRYNIEVLGSIAALEGYAVRTMLDLDKAEAFLVRAGEASAKGEHALAVNLMVEAGNVTAANLAVRDKMWRELTAVWEKGRFPKNEDVAGRKFLHVMDDVKDHFADRRRGLDYMIAPFERMDLPGWHKALGERIKAYAAAHKVPVSGLAEVRLED
- a CDS encoding J domain-containing protein, producing the protein MSDAERESLFDRLDHARRTLELPDRVSLAQIRQRYRELSRRWHPDLCPDDPELCKQKQAELNAAYGTLTDFCNNFQYSLRREDVEQYAGGEDFWWRHFGGL